A genomic region of Lonchura striata isolate bLonStr1 chromosome 8, bLonStr1.mat, whole genome shotgun sequence contains the following coding sequences:
- the MOB4 gene encoding MOB-like protein phocein: MVMAEGTAVLRRNRPGTKAQDFYNWPDESFEEMDSTLAVQQYIQQNIRADCSNIDKILEPPEGQDEGVWKYEHLRQFCLELNGLAVKLQSECHPDTCTQMTATEQWIFLCAAHKTPKECPAIDYTRHTLDGAACLLNSNKYFPSRVSIKESSVAKLGSVCRRIYRIFSHAYFHHRQIFDEYENETFLCHRFTKFVMKYNLMSKDNLIVPILEEEVQNSVSGESEA; the protein is encoded by the exons ATGGTCATGGCGGAGGGCACGGCCGTGCTCCGGCGGAACCGCCCGGGCACCAAGGCCCAG GATTTCTACAACTGGCCTGATGAATCCTTTGAAGAAATGGATAGTACATTAGCTGTTCAGCAG TATATTCAACAAAACATAAGGGCAGACTGTTCCAACATTGATAAGATCCTTGAACCTCCTGAAGGCCAGGATGAAGGTGTATGGAAGTATGAACATTTAAG ACAATTCTGCCTTGAGCTCAATGGACTAGCTGTCAAGCTTCAG AGTGAATGTCACCCTGACACATGTACTCAGATGACAGCAACTGAACAGTGGATTTTTCTTTGTGCAGCTCATAAAACTCCCAAAGAG TGTCCTGCTATAGACTACACCAGGCACACACTTGATGGAGCTGCATGTCTTCTGAATAGCAATAAATATTTCCCCAGCAg GGTTAGCATAAAGGAATCCTCCGTAGCCAAATTAGGATCAGTGTGCCGAAGGATTTACAGAATATTTTCACACGCTTATTTTCATCACCGGCAGATATTTGATGAATATGAA AATGAAACTTTCTTGTGTCACCGGTTCACTAAGTTTGTGATGAAGTATAATCTGATGTCCAAGGATAACCTGATTGTACCAATTTTGGAAGAAGAAGTGCAAAATTCAGTGTCAGGGGAGAGTGAGGCATAA